One genomic segment of Natrialbaceae archaeon AArc-T1-2 includes these proteins:
- a CDS encoding valine--tRNA ligase: MSTDTPERDRELEVSLEGEYDPETAEPRWQRTWVEEKTYAYEDDPETDPNTVYAIDTPPPTVSGDLHMGHLYGHTLQDFAARFQRMHDGDVLFPFGYDDNGIASERLTEKELDIRHQDYERREFQQLCREVCQEYEADFTEKMQALGCSIDWDNTYKTIEPRVQRISQLSFLDLYEQGREYRKKAPAIWCPECETAISQVEMEDMEQGSHFNDIAFEVVGDDAPREEFVISTTRPELLPACVSVFVHPDDEDNADLVGETARIPIFGHEVPIIEDERVDMEKGTGVVMCCTFGDQKDIEWYQAHDLPLRVAIDESATMTDLAGEYEGLSTEEAREAIVEDLDEEGYLRDRWEISHTVQVHERCDTPVEFRVSKQWYVEILDHKEEYLEAGREMDWYPKKMFTRYKHWIEGLEWDWLISRQRDSGIPFPVWYCEACDHPVMADREDLPVDPLSDEPPVDSCPECGADAFDPEDDVFDTWATSSLTPLINAGWDWDADAAAFRMDNPELYPFDLRPQGHDIISFWLFHTIVKCYEHTGEVPFDATMINGHVLDENREKMSKSRGNVVAPDEVLEAYPVDAARYWAAGTSVGDDFPYQEKDLTAGEKLLRKLWNASKLVDTLAPAEPDEPEELEAIDRWLLAELDAAIADLTDHLEAYEFAKARDRLRTFFWGTFCDDYLEIAKEREDNPSTAYALRVAHRTFLKLWAPYLPHITEEIWQALYANSEPRDDAFDSVHTEDWPEPRGYEADLEAGETAMEVISALRRYKSERQLPLNEELESVSVYGPIEGFEDAVRTVMHVDDLEVLADQPEITTEVAAIDLDYSQVGPRYGEKVGEIDAAIESGEYEIEGTEPRAVDDASGQRSRDDDVLCVAGEELEGELFDVEYERTYSGEGEMLETESAVVIVE, from the coding sequence ATGAGTACGGACACGCCGGAGCGAGACCGCGAGCTCGAGGTCTCCCTCGAGGGGGAGTACGACCCCGAGACGGCCGAACCGCGCTGGCAACGGACGTGGGTCGAGGAGAAGACCTACGCCTACGAGGACGATCCCGAGACGGACCCGAACACCGTCTACGCGATCGACACGCCGCCGCCGACGGTGTCGGGTGATCTGCACATGGGTCATCTCTACGGTCACACGCTGCAGGACTTCGCCGCCCGGTTCCAGCGAATGCACGACGGCGACGTACTCTTTCCCTTCGGCTACGACGACAACGGGATCGCGAGCGAGCGGCTGACCGAGAAGGAACTGGACATCCGTCACCAGGACTACGAGCGCCGGGAGTTCCAGCAGCTCTGCCGGGAGGTCTGTCAGGAGTACGAGGCGGACTTCACCGAGAAGATGCAGGCACTCGGCTGCTCGATCGACTGGGACAACACCTACAAGACGATCGAGCCCCGCGTCCAGCGGATCTCCCAGCTCTCCTTCCTCGATCTCTACGAACAGGGCCGGGAGTACCGCAAGAAGGCCCCGGCGATCTGGTGTCCCGAATGTGAGACCGCCATCTCGCAAGTCGAGATGGAGGACATGGAGCAGGGCTCGCACTTCAACGACATCGCGTTCGAAGTTGTCGGTGACGACGCCCCACGCGAGGAGTTCGTCATCTCGACGACCCGTCCCGAACTCCTGCCCGCGTGTGTCTCCGTGTTCGTCCACCCCGACGACGAGGACAACGCCGACCTCGTCGGCGAGACCGCTCGCATCCCGATCTTCGGCCACGAGGTGCCGATCATCGAGGACGAGCGCGTCGACATGGAGAAAGGGACCGGCGTCGTGATGTGTTGTACCTTCGGCGACCAGAAGGACATCGAGTGGTACCAGGCCCACGACCTCCCGCTTCGGGTGGCGATCGACGAGTCCGCGACGATGACCGACCTCGCGGGCGAGTACGAGGGCCTGTCGACCGAGGAAGCTCGCGAGGCCATCGTCGAGGACTTAGACGAGGAAGGCTACCTTCGGGACCGCTGGGAAATCTCCCACACCGTCCAGGTCCACGAACGCTGTGACACGCCCGTCGAGTTCCGGGTCTCGAAGCAGTGGTACGTCGAAATTCTGGACCACAAGGAGGAGTACTTGGAGGCCGGCCGGGAGATGGACTGGTACCCCAAGAAGATGTTTACTCGCTACAAACACTGGATCGAGGGCCTCGAGTGGGACTGGCTGATCTCCCGACAACGGGACTCGGGGATCCCGTTCCCGGTGTGGTACTGCGAGGCGTGTGACCACCCGGTGATGGCCGACCGCGAGGACCTGCCGGTCGACCCGCTAAGCGACGAGCCGCCAGTCGATTCCTGTCCCGAGTGTGGGGCGGACGCGTTCGACCCCGAAGACGACGTCTTCGACACCTGGGCGACCTCCTCGCTCACGCCACTGATCAACGCCGGCTGGGACTGGGACGCCGATGCGGCGGCGTTCCGGATGGACAACCCCGAACTCTACCCGTTCGACCTCCGTCCCCAGGGCCACGACATCATCTCGTTCTGGCTGTTCCACACGATCGTCAAGTGCTACGAGCACACCGGCGAGGTCCCCTTCGACGCGACGATGATCAACGGCCACGTCTTAGACGAGAACCGAGAGAAGATGTCGAAATCGCGTGGCAACGTCGTCGCTCCCGACGAGGTGCTCGAGGCCTATCCCGTCGACGCCGCCCGCTACTGGGCAGCCGGCACCTCCGTCGGCGACGACTTCCCGTATCAGGAGAAAGACCTCACCGCAGGCGAGAAGCTACTGCGAAAGCTCTGGAACGCCTCGAAGCTCGTCGACACACTCGCACCGGCCGAGCCCGACGAACCCGAGGAACTCGAGGCGATCGACCGCTGGCTGCTCGCCGAACTCGACGCTGCCATCGCGGACCTGACCGACCACCTCGAGGCCTACGAGTTCGCGAAGGCCCGCGATCGGCTCCGGACGTTCTTCTGGGGGACGTTCTGTGACGACTACCTCGAGATCGCGAAAGAACGCGAGGACAACCCCTCGACGGCGTACGCGTTGCGAGTCGCTCACCGGACGTTCCTCAAACTGTGGGCCCCGTACCTGCCACACATCACCGAGGAGATCTGGCAGGCGCTGTATGCGAATAGCGAGCCGCGAGACGACGCCTTCGACAGCGTTCACACCGAGGACTGGCCCGAACCCCGGGGCTACGAGGCCGACCTCGAGGCCGGCGAGACGGCGATGGAGGTCATCTCAGCGCTACGGCGGTACAAAAGCGAACGCCAGCTCCCGCTGAACGAAGAGCTCGAATCGGTGTCGGTCTACGGCCCGATCGAAGGCTTTGAGGACGCCGTCAGAACTGTGATGCACGTCGACGACCTCGAGGTACTCGCCGACCAGCCGGAGATCACCACCGAAGTGGCCGCGATCGACCTCGATTACTCGCAGGTCGGCCCGCGGTACGGCGAGAAAGTCGGCGAGATCGACGCCGCGATCGAGAGCGGCGAGTACGAGATTGAGGGCACAGAGCCACGCGCTGTGGATGATGCGAGCGGGCAACGCTCGCGAGACGACGACGTCTTGTGCGTCGCCGGCGAGGAACTCGAAGGCGAGTTGTTCGACGTCGAGTACGAGCGCACCTACTCGGGCGAAGGCGAGATGCTCGAGACCGAATCGGCGGTCGTCATCGTCGAGTAG